In Leptospira harrisiae, one genomic interval encodes:
- a CDS encoding DUF5692 family protein — MWTFNAEAGTTTAQGIGVWLLVFAALFIFNEFARRWKWAGFFSFIILPTFLSVLWFFFMKEQTYTDWFHLVKVYSATAGCIIFWAIRHVQKKGVNGKVKWRLANVKLALLFPALILAVNIIEAVTRDFQVGKVYWNLFSGPIEGEVTGVLGGPWNYMNAVAGILNTVTITGWFGIVIRKETESDKSRDMLWPDMLWFWIIAYDLWNFSYTYNCIPTHSWYAGLALLLAPTFCAFTIGKGAWLQHRAQTLAIWCMFAQTFPAFLDSGAHVVRSTYQPWIYNSVAAIALLSNVAVFCYMVYKWIKTKRNPYLKEIYTDLSEYKTIKALAES; from the coding sequence ATGTGGACATTTAATGCGGAAGCAGGGACAACAACAGCACAAGGAATTGGAGTGTGGCTTCTTGTATTTGCTGCACTTTTTATTTTCAACGAATTTGCTAGGAGATGGAAATGGGCTGGATTTTTTAGTTTCATTATCCTCCCAACGTTTCTTTCCGTTCTTTGGTTTTTCTTTATGAAGGAACAAACTTATACAGATTGGTTTCACCTTGTAAAAGTTTATTCTGCAACCGCTGGTTGTATTATATTTTGGGCAATTCGTCACGTTCAGAAAAAAGGTGTTAATGGGAAGGTGAAATGGCGTTTAGCAAATGTTAAATTAGCTCTGCTTTTTCCAGCATTAATTTTGGCAGTGAATATCATTGAAGCTGTGACGCGTGATTTTCAAGTAGGGAAGGTATACTGGAATTTATTTTCTGGGCCAATCGAAGGAGAAGTTACGGGAGTCCTTGGTGGGCCTTGGAATTATATGAATGCGGTTGCAGGGATTCTCAATACGGTTACAATTACAGGTTGGTTTGGAATTGTGATTCGAAAAGAAACAGAGTCGGACAAGAGTAGAGATATGTTATGGCCAGATATGCTTTGGTTTTGGATCATCGCATATGATTTATGGAATTTCTCTTATACTTATAATTGTATTCCGACACATTCATGGTATGCAGGATTGGCATTGCTTCTCGCACCAACATTTTGTGCATTTACAATTGGAAAAGGTGCTTGGCTTCAACATAGAGCACAAACACTTGCTATCTGGTGTATGTTTGCACAAACATTCCCAGCTTTTTTAGATTCTGGTGCCCATGTAGTTCGGTCAACCTATCAACCTTGGATATATAACTCGGTTGCTGCGATTGCCTTATTGAGTAATGTTGCTGTGTTCTGTTATATGGTATATAAATGGATCAAAACCAAACGAAATCCATATTTAAAAGAAATATATACAGACTTAAGTGAATATAAAACAATAAAGGCACTTGCTGAATCTTAA